The genomic region GGATAATCCAGGCTGGTGCAGAAAAACTTGGCATCCCTATGGAAAAGGTAGTTGTGACAATTGATAGGTTTGGAAACTCATCTTCTGCTTCAATTCCTGTGTCTCTTGACACAATAAGAAAAGAAGGTAAACTTAAAAGAGGTGATCTTGTGCTTATGGTGTCATTTGGCGCAGGGATGACATCAGGCGCAATTTTAATGAGGTGGTGAGAAATGAAGGCATTCGTTTTTCCTGGACAGGGTTCGCAGTATGTAGGGATGAGTGCAAAAATCCCCGAAAGTTCAGTTAAAAAAGAGTTTTTTAATAAGGCTTCTGAAATCTTAGGGTTCGATTTGCTTGAGATTTGCGAAAAGGGACCACAGGAATTGCTTACTTCAACAGACATTACACAACCTGCTCTCTACACCGTATCATCCATTTACGATGTCCTCTTAAAGGAAAAAGGTATTAAGGGAGATATTGTTGCAGGGCACAGTCTTGGCGAGTATTCAGCGCTTTTTTCAGCAGGTGTTTTTTCTTTTGAAACGGGGCTTAAACTTGTAAGGACCCGTGGCCTCCTTATGAAGGAAGCTTCAAATAAGGCTCCAGGCAAGATGCTTGCAGTTATCGGACTTGATAAGGATAAGATAAAAACGCTTCTTGATAGCGCTTCGAAATTTGGTGTTATTGTCAATGCAAACAACAACGCATTTGACCAGGTTGTCCTTTCTGGTTCGATTGATGCAATAACAGAAGCACAGCGTATAGCAAAGGAACTTGGAGCACGCCTTGCAAAGCCCCTCGAGGTGTCCGCAGCGTTCCATTCACCTTTAATGGAGCCTGTTGTCCCTGAAATGTCAAAGGCAATTGATGAAGCAGAATTTCATACACCTCAAATACCTATCGTGCAGAATGTGACTGCTTTACCTGAGACTGATGTTGTTCGCATAAAGGAAAACCTCAAGAAGCAACTTACAGGTTCAGTTAACTGGGTTGATTCGGTTTTAAAAATGGATTCAATGGGCGTTAAGGAATACTATGAAGTTGGTCCCAAGAATGTCCTTAAAGGTCTTATTGAACGTATAATTAAAGGCGCTTCTGTAAAGCTTGCAGAGGAGGTCTTTAATGGTTGAAATTAACCTCCAAGGCACCGTTTCTATCGTGACAGGTGGCGGAAGAGGAATAGGGCGTGCAATTTCTATTGCCCTTGCAAAGGCAGGAAGCAAAGTTGCGATAATCTATGCAAACAGGTCTCAGGATGCACTGAACACAAAGGCAGAAATTGAATCCCTTGGGGGAGTTGCCGAGGTATTTCAGTGCAGGGTTGAGGAGGAGCCTTCCGTTGAAAATGTAGTTAAGCAAATCGTCGATAAGTTTGGTAAAATTGATATACTCGTTAATAATGCTGGTGTTACAAAAGATACACTTCTTTTAAGGATGTCTTCCGAAGATTGGGATCTGGTTATGAATACAAATCTCAAAGGAGCCTTTTTGATGACAAAGCATAGCCTCAAATATATGTTAAAGAGCAATTCTGGAAGGATTATTAATATAGGTTCAATTGTTGGCATTACAGGGAATATTGGGCAAGCAAATTATGTATCATCTAAGGCAGGCCTTATTGGTTTTACAAAGGCAGTTGCGCTTGAATATGGGTCAAGAGGTATCACCTCAAATCTTGTTGCTCCAGGCTTTATTGAAACAGAAATGACAGAAAAACTTCCTCAGAATGTAGTCGAATCATACATGAATAAAATTGTATTGAAGAGGAAAGGAACTCCAGTTGATGTTGCAAATGCAGTCCTTTTCCTTGCTTCTCCTCTTGCAAGTTATATTACAGGAAGTGTTATCATAGTTGATGGTGGGTTATCACTAACATAAAAAATTTATTAAGGAGGTAAGAAATGGAAGAAAGAGAAATTAGAGAAAAAGTAGCAAAAGTCGTAAAGGAGAAATTAGGCGTAGAAGACGACAAGATCGTTGACTCTGCAGAATATGTAAAAGACCTCGGAGCAGACTCCCTTGCTCTTGTTGACATTGCAATGGCTCTTGAAGATGAATTTGGGGTAAAAATCCCGGATGAGGACATTAATAAAATTACAACAATCGGGGCAACGGTTTCTTACATTAAAGAACATTTAGGGTAATTATGGAAAGAGAAAGAGTTGTTATAACTGGCCTTGGGGCGGTTTCGCCAATTGGGGTTGGCGTTAACGCATTTCTTGAGGGCTTACTTTCGGGTAAATCTGGTGTTTCGAAAATCTCCTCTTTCGATGTAAGCAACTATCCAGTGCAGATTGGTGGCGAAATTAAGGATTTTAATCCTGAAAACTACATTGATAAAAAAGAGGTCTCACGCCTTGATAGAGTTCAGCACTTTGCATTTGCTGCAGCAAAAGAGGCAATTGAGGATGCCCATCTTGAGCTGGATAAAATTGACCCTGAAAGAGTTGGTGTTTATGTAACATCTGGCATTGGTGGGGTCATCTCTTTAGAGCAACAAATACTTGTAAACAAGGAAAAAGGGCCAACAAGGGTAAGCCCATTCTTAATCACTCAGATGATTGTTGATGCGATCCCTGCATACATTGCTCTTAAATATGGCTTCAGGGGAGAAACTTTTTCTGCAGTTGCAGCGTGTGCATCATCTGCAAAGACAATTGGGGCAGCCCTTCTTGCAATTGAAAGGGGCGATTTGGATGTAATTATTGCAGGCGGTGCAGAAGCCCCATTTACGGGAACTGCAGTTGCTGCTTTCTCCTCAATGCGTGCTTTATCAAAAAGAAACGATGATCCAGAGCATGCATCCCGACCTTTTGATAAAGAGCGTGATGGTTTTGTTATGGGAGAAGGTGCTGGCATTCTTGTTCTTGAATCCTTATCGCATGCAAAAAAACG from Caldisericum sp. harbors:
- the fabD gene encoding ACP S-malonyltransferase, whose product is MKAFVFPGQGSQYVGMSAKIPESSVKKEFFNKASEILGFDLLEICEKGPQELLTSTDITQPALYTVSSIYDVLLKEKGIKGDIVAGHSLGEYSALFSAGVFSFETGLKLVRTRGLLMKEASNKAPGKMLAVIGLDKDKIKTLLDSASKFGVIVNANNNAFDQVVLSGSIDAITEAQRIAKELGARLAKPLEVSAAFHSPLMEPVVPEMSKAIDEAEFHTPQIPIVQNVTALPETDVVRIKENLKKQLTGSVNWVDSVLKMDSMGVKEYYEVGPKNVLKGLIERIIKGASVKLAEEVFNG
- the fabG gene encoding 3-oxoacyl-[acyl-carrier-protein] reductase, whose amino-acid sequence is MVEINLQGTVSIVTGGGRGIGRAISIALAKAGSKVAIIYANRSQDALNTKAEIESLGGVAEVFQCRVEEEPSVENVVKQIVDKFGKIDILVNNAGVTKDTLLLRMSSEDWDLVMNTNLKGAFLMTKHSLKYMLKSNSGRIINIGSIVGITGNIGQANYVSSKAGLIGFTKAVALEYGSRGITSNLVAPGFIETEMTEKLPQNVVESYMNKIVLKRKGTPVDVANAVLFLASPLASYITGSVIIVDGGLSLT
- the acpP gene encoding acyl carrier protein, whose translation is MEEREIREKVAKVVKEKLGVEDDKIVDSAEYVKDLGADSLALVDIAMALEDEFGVKIPDEDINKITTIGATVSYIKEHLG
- the fabF gene encoding beta-ketoacyl-ACP synthase II, whose product is MERERVVITGLGAVSPIGVGVNAFLEGLLSGKSGVSKISSFDVSNYPVQIGGEIKDFNPENYIDKKEVSRLDRVQHFAFAAAKEAIEDAHLELDKIDPERVGVYVTSGIGGVISLEQQILVNKEKGPTRVSPFLITQMIVDAIPAYIALKYGFRGETFSAVAACASSAKTIGAALLAIERGDLDVIIAGGAEAPFTGTAVAAFSSMRALSKRNDDPEHASRPFDKERDGFVMGEGAGILVLESLSHAKKRGAKIYAELAGYGTTCDAYHVTAPDPTAKEVIRAMDLALKKANVNKEDVSYINAHGTSTPLNDKNETFAIKSLFGDLAYKIPVSSTKSQTGHLLGAAAALESVATVLSIEKGIIFPTINYEVPDPECDLDYVPNKPREADVKVALKNSFGFGGHNVALVFKKFEE